A genomic window from Ignavibacteria bacterium includes:
- a CDS encoding DMT family transporter → MSIIPAEKKTEQSIAKGIVSALTGLFFLSLVAVCVKLAGKTGAQLGWIVFMQYSAAFTFALVLSAKEKFRNIKPANYPLEILRGSAGVISFLLFAAAMTEIPMVDASLLQNTAPIFIPIIGLIWLKDVVEKRIWLGIVIGFIGIILIIKPDENVFKTGDLIGLASGVLLAVSYVAMRIITRSDGFKTILFYFSLSAMILSLPLGIIYWSNPPLEGWLYSLAGGVFLVAYLNMQQYSYRHTEASKLSPFNYFVVIYVGLMDWWLFGHVPDLLTIIGIVIVSLGGIIAILKHEEDKDKLKHSWH, encoded by the coding sequence ATGTCAATTATACCCGCTGAAAAAAAGACAGAGCAATCAATAGCAAAAGGAATAGTTTCTGCTTTAACAGGATTATTTTTTCTTTCACTGGTGGCAGTGTGTGTAAAGCTTGCCGGTAAAACCGGGGCGCAGCTTGGGTGGATAGTATTTATGCAATATTCAGCCGCATTTACATTTGCATTAGTTTTAAGCGCTAAAGAAAAATTCCGGAATATTAAGCCTGCAAATTATCCTTTGGAAATTCTCAGGGGTTCAGCCGGGGTTATTTCGTTTCTGCTGTTTGCGGCAGCTATGACGGAAATTCCGATGGTTGACGCTTCTTTGCTTCAAAACACAGCGCCAATATTCATTCCTATTATCGGGTTAATATGGCTAAAAGATGTTGTAGAAAAACGAATATGGCTTGGCATTGTTATCGGGTTTATAGGCATCATCCTGATAATTAAACCCGATGAAAATGTTTTTAAGACGGGAGATCTTATCGGGCTGGCATCCGGTGTTCTGCTTGCGGTAAGTTATGTCGCAATGAGGATAATTACCCGGTCAGACGGATTTAAGACAATTCTTTTCTATTTCTCTCTATCTGCAATGATTCTTTCTCTGCCGTTGGGTATAATCTACTGGTCAAATCCGCCATTAGAGGGCTGGCTGTACTCTCTTGCCGGAGGCGTGTTTCTGGTTGCATACCTGAATATGCAGCAATATTCTTACAGGCACACAGAAGCATCTAAGTTAAGCCCGTTCAATTATTTTGTAGTTATATATGTTGGCTTAATGGACTGGTGGCTTTTTGGACATGTTCCTGATCTGCTTACTATAATAGGAATTGTGATAGTAAGCTTAGGCGGCATAATTGCAATATTAAAACACGAAGAAGATAAAGATAAACTAAAGCATAGCTGGCATTAG